In the genome of Hymenobacter taeanensis, one region contains:
- a CDS encoding LytR/AlgR family response regulator transcription factor: MEPPISRRPLTCAIVDDEHLALKVMAEYCGQVPFLELKGQFHDALAAVAFLQDNPVDVVFLDIHMPRLTGLQLAQLLPQPGPRIIFTTAHPDYAVQSYELPALDYLLKPISFERFVQAAHRARAALGHSATLPAASASAPEAPGEVLAGEALFVRHDNRLRRVPVADIYYVEGQKEYLMLYTGGGKILTLQSFRKLEELLPPGRFARIHKSYLISLRHLEYVERTRVQVHGTSLPIGETYRDAFMDMLRYHGKM; encoded by the coding sequence ATGGAACCACCCATCTCGCGCCGCCCCCTTACCTGTGCCATCGTCGATGACGAACATCTGGCCCTGAAGGTGATGGCGGAATACTGCGGACAGGTACCGTTTCTGGAGTTGAAAGGGCAGTTTCATGATGCGCTGGCCGCCGTAGCCTTCCTGCAGGATAACCCCGTAGATGTGGTTTTCCTGGATATTCACATGCCACGCCTGACTGGCCTACAGCTGGCGCAGCTACTGCCCCAGCCCGGCCCGCGCATCATCTTCACCACCGCCCACCCCGACTACGCCGTGCAGAGTTACGAGCTGCCGGCCCTGGATTATCTGCTGAAGCCAATATCCTTCGAGCGGTTTGTACAGGCGGCCCACCGTGCCCGCGCCGCCCTAGGCCACTCGGCTACACTCCCGGCTGCGTCCGCGTCCGCGCCAGAAGCGCCTGGCGAAGTTCTGGCTGGAGAAGCCCTGTTCGTGCGCCACGATAACCGCCTGCGCCGGGTGCCAGTGGCCGATATTTACTACGTGGAGGGCCAAAAGGAATACCTGATGCTCTACACCGGCGGCGGCAAAATCCTGACGCTGCAGTCGTTTCGGAAGCTGGAGGAGCTGTTGCCACCGGGCCGCTTTGCCCGCATCCACAAGTCGTACCTCATCAGCCTGCGCCACCTGGAGTATGTGGAGCGCACCCGCGTGCAAGTACACGGCACGTCCCTCCCCATCGGTGAAACCTACCGCGACGCCTTTATGGACATGCTACGGTATCATGGGAAAATGTGA
- a CDS encoding TonB-dependent receptor domain-containing protein: MKPFITLMLLALLPAAAAHAQTVTPIPASASAPKGTSRLTGRVLDAATQKPIEYATVALLPATGTAPLTGATCDEQGRFELKELPTGSFRLQISFVGYATRLEAVTLTGAATELGSLTLTASAQNLAGVTVTGEKPIVENKPDRLVYNAEQDPSNTGGTAADILRKTPLVNLDGEGNVQLRGTSNVRILINNKPSALLAGNLADALKQIPADQIKAIEVVTAPSAKYDAEGSGGVINIVLKKNSLQGISGNIGANGGNRNQGINGALNAKQGVVGINTKLSGFRSLYPFKSSTNRTSYLPDGTTGQLTERTTSRNQGQGGYGQVELTYDPSPQHSFTISGNSNLYKNNAPQELFNQYIGQPQLDTLYTRDISRRDDSRNYDLNAGYTRTFGEKQPRREWSVLAQHTSSRSREQYRLNQFPTSDFRGPVEYQEASHNLARNLETTLQTDYTHPFGEKNTLEAGAKHIRRQASSDYTVDTLLASEQTAFVRSALRSNRFNYHQNVLAAYGTYNVAVGKKYALSLGTRLERTAIEGEFQNEEGSFQNNYLNVLPNLSATRTLKKEGQTVRLSYSRRIQRPQIYFLNPYVNQVTPNSVNFGNPELRPEIADLAELTYSTFGEKTSFNASGFVRRTGNSIERYSQYNETLARNETTYGNLATASVYGVNLYGSWKPLQDWDLSSNLSADYTTLRSRILSRPNRRASMYMSINSSYKLGKNYTLQGYGGFWTGGVQLQTRYSGGLYYGLSAKKLLLAEKADLTLGLNNFLAPGREFRSTTITPDFINQGSFYSYQRSVRLSFNYRFGKLDGGQRQRKTIRNDDSKGGGGGQGQQ; the protein is encoded by the coding sequence ATGAAGCCATTCATTACGCTAATGTTGCTGGCGTTGCTGCCGGCCGCAGCTGCCCACGCGCAAACCGTCACCCCTATCCCCGCTTCGGCGTCAGCCCCCAAGGGCACCAGCCGCCTGACCGGGCGCGTGCTGGATGCCGCTACTCAAAAGCCCATAGAGTACGCCACCGTGGCTTTATTGCCGGCCACGGGCACCGCGCCGCTCACCGGCGCTACCTGCGATGAGCAGGGCCGCTTTGAGCTCAAGGAGTTGCCTACGGGCTCCTTTCGGCTACAAATCAGCTTTGTGGGGTACGCTACGCGGCTAGAAGCGGTAACCCTCACTGGCGCTGCCACTGAGCTGGGCAGCCTTACACTAACGGCCTCGGCCCAAAATCTGGCCGGTGTAACTGTAACGGGTGAAAAGCCCATCGTGGAAAACAAGCCCGACCGCCTGGTGTACAATGCCGAGCAGGACCCCAGCAATACCGGTGGCACGGCGGCCGACATTTTGCGCAAAACCCCCTTAGTGAACCTCGATGGGGAAGGTAACGTGCAGCTGCGCGGTACCAGTAACGTGCGCATTCTTATCAACAACAAGCCCTCGGCCCTGCTCGCTGGTAACCTAGCAGATGCGCTGAAACAGATTCCGGCCGACCAGATTAAGGCCATTGAGGTAGTTACGGCCCCCTCAGCCAAGTATGATGCCGAAGGCTCAGGCGGCGTAATCAATATTGTGCTGAAGAAAAACAGCCTACAGGGCATAAGTGGCAACATAGGGGCCAACGGCGGCAACCGCAACCAGGGCATAAATGGCGCGCTCAACGCGAAGCAGGGCGTAGTTGGAATCAACACTAAGCTCAGCGGTTTCCGCAGCCTCTACCCCTTTAAGAGCAGCACCAACCGCACCAGCTACCTGCCTGACGGCACCACGGGCCAGCTTACGGAGCGCACTACCTCGCGCAACCAGGGCCAGGGCGGCTACGGGCAGGTTGAACTCACCTACGACCCCTCTCCCCAACACAGCTTCACCATCAGCGGCAACAGCAACCTGTATAAGAACAACGCCCCGCAGGAGCTCTTCAACCAATATATAGGCCAGCCCCAGCTGGATACGCTGTACACCCGCGACATCAGCCGCCGCGACGACAGCCGCAACTACGACCTGAACGCGGGCTACACGCGCACTTTTGGGGAGAAACAGCCACGCCGCGAGTGGAGCGTGCTGGCCCAGCATACCAGCAGCCGCAGCCGCGAGCAGTATCGCCTCAACCAGTTCCCGACTAGTGATTTCAGAGGCCCCGTTGAGTACCAGGAAGCCAGCCACAATCTTGCTCGCAACCTCGAAACCACCCTCCAGACCGACTATACTCACCCGTTTGGGGAGAAGAACACGCTGGAGGCAGGCGCTAAGCACATCCGTCGGCAGGCCAGCAGCGACTATACCGTGGATACGTTACTGGCCAGTGAACAAACAGCTTTTGTCCGTAGCGCCCTGCGCTCAAACCGCTTTAACTACCACCAGAACGTGCTGGCGGCCTACGGTACCTATAACGTTGCGGTGGGTAAGAAATACGCCCTGAGCCTAGGTACGCGCCTGGAGCGCACCGCCATTGAGGGCGAGTTTCAGAATGAAGAAGGTAGCTTTCAAAACAACTACCTGAACGTGCTGCCCAACCTGAGCGCCACCCGCACGCTGAAGAAAGAAGGCCAAACGGTACGCCTGAGCTATTCACGCCGCATCCAGCGCCCTCAGATTTACTTCCTGAACCCGTATGTGAACCAGGTTACTCCTAACTCGGTAAACTTCGGCAACCCTGAGCTGCGCCCCGAAATTGCGGACTTGGCGGAGCTTACGTACAGCACCTTCGGCGAGAAAACGTCCTTCAACGCTTCGGGCTTCGTGCGGCGCACGGGCAACTCCATTGAGCGCTATAGCCAGTATAATGAAACGTTGGCTCGCAACGAGACAACCTACGGCAACTTGGCCACGGCCTCTGTTTATGGCGTGAACCTGTATGGCTCCTGGAAGCCCCTCCAAGACTGGGACCTGAGCAGCAACCTAAGCGCCGACTACACCACCCTGCGCAGCCGCATACTAAGCCGCCCCAACCGCCGGGCCAGCATGTATATGAGCATAAACTCCTCTTATAAACTGGGCAAGAACTACACCCTGCAAGGCTACGGCGGCTTCTGGACGGGTGGGGTGCAGCTCCAAACGCGCTACTCCGGGGGCTTGTACTATGGCCTGAGCGCGAAGAAACTGCTGCTCGCGGAAAAAGCCGACCTCACGCTGGGCCTAAACAACTTTCTGGCCCCCGGCCGCGAGTTTCGCAGCACCACCATTACGCCTGATTTCATCAATCAGGGCAGCTTTTACTCTTACCAGCGCTCCGTACGGCTCTCCTTCAACTACCGCTTCGGCAAACTAGATGGCGGTCAGCGCCAGCGTAAAACCATCCGCAACGACGACTCTAAAGGTGGCGGCGGTGGCCAGGGGCAACAATAA
- a CDS encoding sensor histidine kinase, with protein sequence MRTSFSSARRPLQLPRFLKSLPWPHLVWLGLLLYFDVQLRLLRVGPFLPALEEHFWLNAILTDVLDSGLFYLNWLLMPHLFVRTRLPGYFLTLVLGLATFTALRIGLSYAFEEVKIQGVPQTLAYYVQVLQAYYLLLGGQILLLSFFLRLAGDYLRERDDRRELEQQHLRTELALLKTQLHPHFLFNTLNNIYSLTLNASPQAPEAVLRLSELMRYQLYDSAADTVPLAREISHLQSFLTLQHLRLPPDEADEAIQLTILLPPGAEHAYQLPPMLLLPLVENAFKHGDLAARPHVVRLSLELADDGQLHFAVRNRRAATGAVLPGRGGVGLANLKRRLTLLYPGRHALVVVENNEEYSVRMSLQLDKKTLASSRATPVPQEVPAPVAPASHPLA encoded by the coding sequence ATGCGTACTTCTTTCTCCTCGGCCCGCCGCCCTCTGCAACTTCCCCGGTTCCTGAAGAGCCTGCCCTGGCCGCACTTAGTATGGCTAGGCCTGTTGCTGTACTTTGATGTGCAGCTGCGGCTGCTGCGCGTAGGCCCGTTCCTGCCCGCCCTCGAAGAGCACTTCTGGCTCAACGCCATCCTCACCGACGTGCTCGACTCAGGTCTGTTCTATCTGAACTGGCTCCTGATGCCGCACCTGTTCGTCCGGACGCGGCTGCCGGGCTACTTCCTCACGCTAGTTTTGGGGCTGGCCACGTTCACCGCCCTACGTATTGGCTTGAGCTATGCCTTTGAGGAAGTGAAAATTCAGGGCGTGCCCCAAACGCTGGCCTACTACGTGCAGGTGCTGCAGGCCTACTACCTGCTGCTGGGCGGGCAGATTCTGCTGCTAAGCTTTTTCCTGCGGCTGGCCGGCGACTATCTCCGCGAGCGGGACGACCGGCGCGAGCTGGAACAGCAGCACCTGCGCACGGAGTTGGCCCTGCTCAAAACCCAGCTGCACCCGCACTTTCTGTTCAACACGCTCAACAACATCTATTCCCTCACGCTGAATGCCTCGCCGCAGGCCCCCGAGGCAGTGCTGCGCCTCTCGGAGCTGATGCGCTACCAGCTCTACGACAGCGCCGCCGATACCGTGCCGCTGGCCCGCGAAATCAGCCACCTGCAAAGCTTCCTGACGCTGCAGCACCTGCGCCTACCACCTGATGAGGCCGACGAAGCCATCCAGCTCACCATACTGCTGCCGCCGGGCGCCGAGCACGCCTACCAGCTGCCGCCCATGCTGCTGTTGCCGCTGGTAGAAAACGCCTTCAAGCACGGCGACCTAGCCGCTAGGCCTCATGTGGTGCGCCTTTCCCTGGAGCTGGCCGACGACGGGCAGCTCCACTTTGCGGTGCGCAACCGCCGGGCTGCCACCGGCGCAGTGCTACCCGGGCGGGGTGGCGTAGGCCTGGCAAACCTCAAGCGCCGCCTTACCCTGCTCTACCCTGGGCGCCATGCCTTGGTGGTAGTCGAGAACAACGAAGAGTATTCCGTCAGAATGTCGCTGCAACTGGATAAGAAGACACTTGCCAGCTCAAGAGCTACCCCAGTACCGCAGGAGGTTCCGGCCCCTGTTGCGCCTGCCTCTCATCCACTGGCCTAG